The genome window TAATAAGGCGCGCTGGTATCAAAATGTGGCATACATTGCAGCGGATGCAGGCTGTTTTCTGCTTGAGTGATCAGCGCATAAAACAGCATTTGTGGCTTTAATCTGAGCTTTTCCGGCACCTGATAGACTTTATAAATCAGCTGATACAAAGCATTTAAGCTGGCGGCCACATAATCTTTTGGCAATACTGCACGCTGGCCTGGGTAATAAGTTTGGTTCTCGCGCATAAAATCGCTGTGCTGAGCCTGCTGGCGTAAACCAGACAAGTCCAGAGCAAAGTTATCAATCATAATCAATGGCGTTTTTTCCAGCCCGAGATAGATAATTTCGGGCCGGATGGCGGTATTGACCTGATAATTCAGCGCTTCCATCCTGGTCAACTCAGACTAAAGACGACTTACAATAATGCTGAATAAACTCATGGTGAGTCGGAAACTGACTCACAGTGCGTTTCACATTCTGTTTAATGCTCATCAGGAAATCATTCAGCTCGGAGTCCGGCATTAAATCGACAATAGGATGATACTGTTCTGGCATCAAACCCTGGCCAATCAGCACCTGCAACCAGGAGCTTTCGCCAAACAATTCCTGAGCAAACTTATACACCTTGCCGGATTGTTTAAACAATTCCATCCGGTGGGCCAGCGTGTCCGGGATCTGCATATCTTTGCAGTAACGCCAGAACTTGGTATCAGTACGCTCCGTGGCTTTGTAATGCAGGATGATAAAGTCGCGGATATTATCCATTTCGATTTTAGTCTGGCGGTTAAACTCAGCTACATCCGCAGGCACAATGCCGTGGGACGGAAACATCTGCAGCAAACGAATAATACTGCGATGGATCAAATGAATACTGGTCGACTCTAAAGGCTCGAGAAAACCACTGGATAAACCAATGGCCACACAGTTTTTATTCCAATGCTGACGGCGGGTGCCGGTTTTAAACTTAATTAAGCGTGGCTCAAACATCATCTCACCTTCGACATTCTCGATCAGTGTTTGTTTGGCTTCTGCTTCTGTCATAAATTTGCTGCAGAACACCAGGCCATTACCCACCCGGCTTTGCAGTGGGATTTTCCATTGCCAGCCAGCATCCCGGGCTATAGCGCGAGTGTACGCCACTGGCTCTTGTGTGGTTTTGGTTTGCACTGCATAAGCGCTGTCACAAGGTAACCAGTGACTCCAGTCTTCAAAACCTGTATTGAGTGTTTGTTCAATCAACAAAGCTCTGAAGCCGGTGCAATCGATAAATAAATCGCCTTCAATCAGCTCGCCGGATTCCAGCAATAAAGCACTGATATTACCGTCCATATGCTGCTGAACTTCACGAATTTTACCTTCAATACGTTTAATACCATGCTGCTCAGACATGCGACGCAAAAACTTGGCATACAAGGACGCATCCATATGGTAAGCGTGGTTCAGATCCTGATTTGGCAACACTGCAAAGCGGCCCTGACGAGCGCCTAAATGCTCGACACAGTAGTCACCGATTTCAGTCGCTATGCCTTTTTGTCTGCCTTTTACCCAAAAGTGCTGAAAGCCACAGGCCCAGCAGTCTTTGCCTAAAAATCCAAAGGAGTGAATATAGTCTTCGCCTACTGTTTTCCAGTTTTCAAACTGAATACCCAGCTTAAAAGTAGCATTGGTGGCTGCCATCACTTCAGATTCTTTGATATTCAGTAAGCGATGGAAGATATGCATAGTGGGGATAGTGGCTTCGCCGACTCCCACAGTGCCAATATCGTCAGACTCCACTAAAACCACTTCAAGGTTTTTGCCCAGCAATTTGGTCAGGCCCGCTGCTGTCATCCAGCCAGCTGTGCCACCACCTGCTATCACTACTTTTTTAATTCTGTTCTGTTCGTTGTTCATCTGTTCACCCTGTTGATTGGTGTCTTTATATTTTTAGTTGGTTGTCAGCGTTTTAATTTATTTAATAAATCAGCCCGGATCTGGCGCGCATTCAGCTCATCCAGTGGCTTAGTTAACATCTTTAAGGCATCTGGTTGAATATGATCTTGTGATATTTCATCGTGCTCAAAAATGTAGTAGTCAAAAATAGCTTTCCAGGCCTGACGCTGCGCCTTAGGCAAACTGCGTAAGCTCAGCACCGCCATAGACAAAGCATTATTGGGTCGGCCTAAATAGGCTGGCGTATCGCGCCACCAGTGGCTGATCAGCACATTAAAAGCGTCCAACGCCTGCACGTGGTGCCACCACATGCTCGGAATAAATAACACATCGCCAGGTTCCAGCTCTGCCAGTTGTACATGCTGCAGAGCTTCGGCAAATTTAGGGAAACGCTCAAAATCAGGCGCGGCAAAATCCACCATGCTGACATCCTGACCGCCTGGCGCAAACTCCATAGGTCCCGGATACAAATTGGCAATTTGATCAGGTGGAAATAAGGTAAAAGTGCGATGTCCGACTGCATTACAGGCCAAATTCTGCGGAAAATCATAATGAGCAGCAATGCGGGACTGATTACCAAGCCAGACACTGGTCAGCGGGCTGATACCTTCCATTGGTAAGGTATTGTGCTCTGCCAAACCCGGAAACCAATGGTTGATCTCCGTGGAGCCCATGTAATAGGTCGGTACTTGAGTTTGGCTGTTTAACGCAAAAAGGCGGTCCAATAACTGATTAAAGTCTATTTTACCGCCCTGATAATTAAAGCCATTTTGCTCTGGGTTATAAAACACCCTGCCTTGCTGATCGGGATCAAGGTAACAGGCACTGACCGGAAGCCCCTGATAAAATTGACGAATATAATCTGCGGCAGACGAGGCTGACACAAGACCCGCTTTGACCAGCGGCCAGTCTTTACACAAGGCTTTGAATATCAAAGGTTGATGGGCATTAGCTATTAAACTCAACGCATCAGCTAAGTCGCATCCTTCCAGAGTTTTTACTTGTGCTAATGGCGTTGTGCTGTGCATGGCTATCCAGACCTTACTCAAACTGCTTATTTTTTAACTGCAGCAAATGGCGAATATTGGACTGAGATGCGATGGCCATATAAATTGCCTGCAGATAACCTTTCTGGTGCAGTTGAGCTAAAAGCTCTGGAGCTAAAGCGGCGAGGTTTTCTTCATGAATAATGTAGAAACCTGCCAGTTGCTGCTTCTGGCCATTGCTGAAGGTTAAATCCAGGGTAAAGGATTCCAGCAGTTGATGCTCAAGCAACAGATCGATAAAAGTTTTGCTGTCGAGCATGCCATGATGAATAGTT of Rheinheimera sp. MM224 contains these proteins:
- a CDS encoding DUF6445 family protein, which produces MEALNYQVNTAIRPEIIYLGLEKTPLIMIDNFALDLSGLRQQAQHSDFMRENQTYYPGQRAVLPKDYVAASLNALYQLIYKVYQVPEKLRLKPQMLFYALITQAENSLHPLQCMPHFDTSAPYYFALLHYLNDGPHGSTGFFRHKPTGFERVADQRRQDYFQSAQNFIDTHGAPPQRYQVQSNEHYELYYQIPYQANRLIIYPGNLLHSSLVDVATDIDGSPVSGRLTANIFIDFV
- a CDS encoding tryptophan halogenase family protein, with the protein product MNNEQNRIKKVVIAGGGTAGWMTAAGLTKLLGKNLEVVLVESDDIGTVGVGEATIPTMHIFHRLLNIKESEVMAATNATFKLGIQFENWKTVGEDYIHSFGFLGKDCWACGFQHFWVKGRQKGIATEIGDYCVEHLGARQGRFAVLPNQDLNHAYHMDASLYAKFLRRMSEQHGIKRIEGKIREVQQHMDGNISALLLESGELIEGDLFIDCTGFRALLIEQTLNTGFEDWSHWLPCDSAYAVQTKTTQEPVAYTRAIARDAGWQWKIPLQSRVGNGLVFCSKFMTEAEAKQTLIENVEGEMMFEPRLIKFKTGTRRQHWNKNCVAIGLSSGFLEPLESTSIHLIHRSIIRLLQMFPSHGIVPADVAEFNRQTKIEMDNIRDFIILHYKATERTDTKFWRYCKDMQIPDTLAHRMELFKQSGKVYKFAQELFGESSWLQVLIGQGLMPEQYHPIVDLMPDSELNDFLMSIKQNVKRTVSQFPTHHEFIQHYCKSSLV
- a CDS encoding cupin-like domain-containing protein; this encodes MHSTTPLAQVKTLEGCDLADALSLIANAHQPLIFKALCKDWPLVKAGLVSASSAADYIRQFYQGLPVSACYLDPDQQGRVFYNPEQNGFNYQGGKIDFNQLLDRLFALNSQTQVPTYYMGSTEINHWFPGLAEHNTLPMEGISPLTSVWLGNQSRIAAHYDFPQNLACNAVGHRTFTLFPPDQIANLYPGPMEFAPGGQDVSMVDFAAPDFERFPKFAEALQHVQLAELEPGDVLFIPSMWWHHVQALDAFNVLISHWWRDTPAYLGRPNNALSMAVLSLRSLPKAQRQAWKAIFDYYIFEHDEISQDHIQPDALKMLTKPLDELNARQIRADLLNKLKR